One window of the Salvia miltiorrhiza cultivar Shanhuang (shh) chromosome 6, IMPLAD_Smil_shh, whole genome shotgun sequence genome contains the following:
- the LOC130989693 gene encoding 60S ribosomal protein L39-3, translated as MPSHKTFMIKKKLAKKQRQNRPIPYWIRMRTDNTIRYNAKRRHWRRTKLGF; from the exons ATG CCGTCGCACAAGACCTTCATGATAAAGAAGAAGCTGGCGAAGAAACAGAGACAGAACAGGCCTATCCCCTACTGGATCCGGATGCGTACCGACAACACCATCCGCTACAACGCCAAGCGCCGCCACTGGCGCCGCACCAAGCTCGGCTTCTAG
- the LOC130989695 gene encoding 60S ribosomal protein L39-3, translating to MPSHKTFMIKKKLAKKQRQNRPIPYWIRMRTDNTIRYNAKRRHWRRTKLGF from the exons ATG CCGTCTCACAAGACCTTCATGATAAAGAAGAAGCTGGCGAAGAAACAGAGGCAAAACAGGCCCATCCCCTACTGGATCCGGATGCGTACCGACAACACCATCCGCTACAACGCCAAGCGCCGCCACTGGCGCCGCACCAAGCTCGGCTTCTAG
- the LOC130990977 gene encoding uncharacterized protein LOC130990977, with product MKCGLATDDDVEALLATADYPMVYVEHYNGPIVEEAYISTFNFAEPSGHVDEAQCSQYETSYYHHTSFHGVQSSPPRQYFTWDGQPLDESAWNQTERLNEVCGRLNDVRTDDEPEHEAEGSVASGDDDDSDDEEFDPALEVGTASDASEDLLDDDLIDFTETERAGWIRQSTTRDGDPTVETGDLTNWLVPLIPVDASASLVARESDPSRVDDLQKNSFYNSKDDLIIAVGLWNMKRGTETKVVRSDPGRVYFSCKHSDNCNFDLRASSHGRGMWRVHKLKEHSCEGDLRTTKKIKAHSKVVAAFVANRIRDDGEVIKPKSIMAELVRDFGIKIKYDVALRARNLGMNMIYGRVDDSFLLLPRYLYALKEANPGTLYDLEVDVDCRFKHLFVALWASISPFYFHLRPVIVVDGTHLEDKNSGILFVAVTKDGNEAVFPLAIGVGPIENDESWKWFMSHLRGACGEPDNLLIMKGYGPGVAELFRQAAYAYEQSDYTRAMSAMAALKPKAYEKLLRVGPEKWARSQCPVSRYSFLTSNAAESFNARLPGSQSNKCPKQPCLNVLTSASPPISLSRSGTRDK from the exons ATGAAATGTGGCTTGGCCACAGACGATGACGTGGAAGCCTTGTTGGCAACTGCCGActatcccatggtgtacgttgagcactACAACGGTCCGATTGTAGAAGAAGCCTACATCTCTACTTTTAATTTTGCTGAACCTTCGGGACACGTAGATGAAGCACAATGCAGTCAGTATGAGACATCGTATTATCATCATACGTCGTTTCATGGTGTCCAGAGCTCGCCTCCACGACAATATTTTACATGGGATGGACAACCGCTAGACGAATCTGCATGGAATCAAACCGAAAGGCTTAATGAAGTATGTGGGAGATTGAACGATGTGCGGACAGATGATGAACCTGAGCACGAAGCTGAAGGCTCGGTTGCATCAGGAGACGATGATGATTCTGATGACGAAGAATTTGACCCTGCGCTCGAGGTGGGCACTGCTTCTGatgcctctgaggatttattagacgacGATCTAATCGATTTCACGGAgaccgagcgagcaggttggatccgacaaagtacaACACGTGACGGAGATCCGACAGTCGAGACCGGTgatctaactaattggttagttcccttgattccagtggacgcctCGGCTTCGCTggttgctcgcgagagtgaccCTTCTAGAGTTGATGATCTGCAGAAGAATTCTTTTTACAACAGCAAAGACGACCTGATCATTGCTGTTGGTTTGTGGAACATGAAGCGAGGCACTGAGACAAAAGTTGTCCGCTCAGATCCGGGACGAGTCTATTTCTCGTGCAAGCACTCTGACAACTGCAATTTCGATCTTCGTGCGTCTAGTCACGGCCGAGGGATGTGGAGAGTGCATAAGTTGAAAGAGCATTCATGCGAAGGGGACTTGCGcacaactaaaaaaatcaaggcgCACTCGAAGGTGGTGGCAGCGTTTGTGGCAAACAGAATACGCGATGATggagaggtcattaagccgaaatcCATCATGGCTGAGTTAGTACGCGATTTcggcatcaaaatcaaatatgatgtcgcgctgcgtgcaagaaatctcgGGATGAATATGATATACGGTCGAGTTGATGATTCGTTCCTCCTGCTCCCAAGATATCTGTATGCCCTGAAGGAAGCGAATCCTGGCACCTTATATGATTTGGAAGTAGATGTAGACTGCCGGTTCAAACATTTGTTTGTTGCTCTGTGGGCTTCCATCTCACCTTTCTACTTTCACCTTCGACCAGTGATTGTGGTTGACGGCACACACCTGGAGGACAAAAATAGTGGCATTTTGTTTGTCGCCGTGACAAAAGACGGAAACGAGGCAGTTTTTCCCTTGGCGATCGGTGTCGgtccgatcgagaatgatgagtcgTGGAAGTGGTTTATGTCACATCTGAGAGGTGCTTGCGGCGAGCCCGATAACTTACTTATT ATGAAGGGTTACGGGCCCGGTGTTGCTGAGCTTTTCCGCCAAGCTGCATACGCCTACGAGCAATCAGATTACACGCGTGCAATGTCAGCCATGGCTGCTCTGAAGCCAAAGGCGTACGAGAAGTTGTTGCGCGTAGGCCCGgagaagtgggcacgatcacaaTGTCCTGTGTCTCGTTACAGTTTCCTTACATCCAATGCCGCCGAGAGTTTTAATGCACGTTTGCCCGGATCCCAATCCAACAAATGTCCAAAGCAACCCTGCCTGAATGTATTGACCAGTGCGTCGCCCCCAATTTCCCTCAGTCGCTCGGGTACCCGGGACAAATAA
- the LOC130989692 gene encoding putative methylesterase 11, chloroplastic has protein sequence MGMCFSRGDRSPPKRRGSRRVTNPAADGGAGSNRWARIRSSRKEENLIHERALAAAILFQQQLQNGGGTAPFDRSASLRYPNGNSKRNQALPRSSSSRARSLTDPLLQPHQLVNQDIKLDNLETNHFVLVHGGGFGAWCWYKTIALLEEGGYKVTAVDLTGSGIHSFDTNNIKSLSQYVKPLTELMEKLNDKEKVILVGHDFGGTCISYAMELFPTKVSKAIFLAAAMLTSGQSALDIFSDKVESNELMRQAQVFLYANGSDQPPTAIDFDKSILRDLLFNQSPTKDVALASVSMRPIPFLPVLEKLSLSETNHGSVRRFYIETLEDNAIPISVQENMINKSPPEHVFRLKGADHSPFFSKPQALHKHLVEISRIP, from the exons ATGGGGATGTGTTTCTCCCGCGGCGACAGATCGCCGCCGAAGAGGAGAGGCTCCAGGCGAGTCACGAACCCGGCGGCGGACGGCGGCGCCGGGAGCAATCGGTGGGCGAGGATTCGGTCTTCGAGGAAGGAGGAGAACTTGATTCACGAGCGGGCGCTGGCGGCGGCGATTCTGTTCCAGCAGCAGCTGCAGAACGGAGGCGGAACGGCGCCGTTCGATAGGTCGGCGTCGTTGAGGTATCCGAACGGGAATTCCAAGAGGAATCAGGCCTTGCCTCGGAGCTCCAGCTCCAGAGCGCGCTCGCTCACTGATCCCCTGCTTCAGCCTCATCAGCTTGTTAATCAG GATATCAAGCTTGACAACCTAGAGACTAACCATTTTGTACTTGTTCATGGAGGTGGTTTTGGTGCTTGGTGTTGGTATAAAACTATTGCTCTACTAGAAGAAGGTGGATACAAAGTCACAGCAGTAGATCTTACTGGTTCTGGTATTCATTCATTTGATACAAACAATATCAAAAGTCTCTCGCAATACGTGAAGCCACTGACAGAGTTGATGGAAAAGCTTAATGATAAGGAGAAG GTGATTTTAGTTGGTCATGATTTTGGTGGTACATGTATATCCTATGCAATGGAGTTGTTTCCTACTAAAGTTTCAAAAGCAATTTTTCTTGCTGCAGCTATGTTGACAAGTGGGCAAAGTGCCCTAGATATATTCTCTGATAAG GTTGAGTCAAATGAGTTGATGCGACAGGCTCAGGTTTTTCTTTACGCCAATGGAAGTGATCAACCTCCAACTGCTATTGATTTCGACAAATCTATTTTGAGGGACTTGCTATTTAACCAGAGTCCGACCAAG GATGTTGCTTTGGCATCTGTCTCGATGAGGCCGATCCCCTTTTTGCCTGTTCTGGAGAAGCTCTCTCTTTCAGAGACGAACCATGGGTCTGTGAGAAGGTTTTATATTGAAACCTTAGAAGACAATGCTATTCCCATTTCTGTACAGGAAAACATGATAAACAAAAGTCCCCCGGAGCATGTCTTTCGTCTTAAAGGTGCTGATCACTCACCATTTTTTTCCAAGCCTCAAGCCCTGCATAAGCATTTAGTTGAAATATCTAGAATTCCTTGA